The DNA sequence GCGCCGTGGTCAGCGCTGTGGTCAGCACCGTGGTCAGCGCTGTGGTCAGTGCCGTGGTCAGCGCCGTGGTCAGCACCGTGGTCAGCACCGTGGTCAGCGCCGTGGTGCTGACGCTAGGCGATCTGCTCAGTGGTCTGAATGTCAAAGTGAAGAGGTTCAATCAAGCGCGGTTTCTGTGGTCTTTACGTTGTTCACTCATTCTGTGGTTTTAAGgcggttcattcgtgatacatctgagaaaatttcacataaagaccacaacctgtttttttttcatgtatgacGAACTTAGATtacagaaaaactgtttatttctgcaaAAGCTGCATCTTTTCCAAAAATACATTCAATGCAATCTCACTGAAAAAACACATGTTGCTTTTAAAAAGCCAACAGATCTGATCTGGGATTTCTGCATTTCATTCAACTTTTCTTAAAGAATGAAATGTTGCTCCATGcgtacttttcaaaataaagtgctgCTTTGCCTGCGAGTCATCCGCCATGTTTGCAAGACCTGAAGATCagaggtgattttttttcaaccaatTTTCAGCAAAAAgtgtcactttttattttaataggcgcatttcttaaaaaacaaaaatcaaaatcaagcCTTGAAGCATCAATGATGATTAAAGCGATGTCGAGAACCATCTTAGGTTTTCTGGGTCTTCTTCCCCATTCCTATGGGGCACGAGACCCCCGTGCCCCCCAGGCCGCAGTAGCCATCGGGGTTTTTGTTCAGGTACTGCTGGTGGTAGTCCTCGGCGTAGTAGAACGGCTTCGCTTCAGCGATTTCTGTGGTGATCGGACCAAAACCCTCCGCTGTCAGAACCTGGAAAGGGGAAGAGAAAGAGGCGCCGTCATGGAATCAGTAAAAACTGATTCTCTTCTCCACACAATCTGGATTAAATAAGTAgtgtttttgaaacatttttattaaataaaacacaaggatTCAAACTTTAAAGGTTAATCTCAAATTCTACAGACTAATAATCTGAGGGTCACCCTAAAGGTCAACCCGGATTCTCCTGTGAAGTTCAGCCGCTGCTTCAAAAGCACAAAACAGGCCGACCTTTAAGAAACCTTCAGACTAAGCAGACAGTGAGAAACCATCAATATCCATGATGGCAGAATAAAGTCTTAAATGTGGAGATTCTGTTCTAACCGATTGattagaaccagaaccagaactgctgctgctgggaaCCAAATTCAAGTCCAGATACTCCAAGCCCCCCCCCAATATCCAGATGAATTCACAGTGTTTAAAGGCAAGAGGAGATGCTGCAGCGTGGTAACCATGGTAACCGTGTTCCCGTCCAACTATCCAGAATCCTGCGGCTGcatcacatttttctgtttaattaaaGTTTGAATCTTTGATCTAAAAtcagttcaaatgatttgaaagttgtttttttttaacttaaatttaaaaactttccAGGAATTTGGTCATGAAATGTCATTTACGGCGCCTTCAGCTTCCTCTAAGGCTGCTGTTCAGTCAGCatgaaaacacaggaaacagcaGTCTGTTGGCTTTCAGCGCCCTCTAGCGGCTAAAGGATGAAGTACGCCAACAGCATTCACTACTGATTGATgcattatttttcaaataaaaatgtttgcagtttctttattttagttttttcatttatttgcagAACTTTATGTTTGAAAATCAGAGACAAACATGAGAGCTCAGTCCAGCTTTGACGGTTTCCCAGCGTTTGTGTTCATGCCGTGGCAGCAGCCCGTTATAAATGCATAATTCACATCCATTAATTTGCATGGAAGAGGAGAAGATTGCTCATTTGGAATGCAAATACCTTGACTGCAGTGGCAGAGCTGGAAAATGTGAACAACACTGATAAGCAGCCAGACAGAAGGAATGAAAGAAATGCAGGAAaaaggtgaagctgcagcagtggAGGCACAAAAGGAGGAGTTTTCAGAcaaagagaggagaagaagaaaggagCGGGAGAAGAATAGAGGAGCCTTAAGAAAGGAGATGGCAGAAAATGCTGCTTGCACAGCCTGACTGAACGTTATTACATTAAGGAAACGTGGAGGCACAGCTATGTGCCGTTTCAGAGGCAGCGCACACCCTAATGATAGGTGGGAGGTGGGAGGCAGCACACAAAAAGGCCAGGCTCCTTTATTTCAGCAGCCGCCTGCAAGGTCGTTTTCCGCCGTGCTGATTTCCCCAATCAGTGCCGGCGCCAACAATCAGGCAGGCGGCAAACTCGACACCGACGATGCCATAACAGCAAATTAAACCCGCCTTTCCTCCCGTCGCTCTGCAGAAGAATATTTCAGGTCAAAATAAGAGACACGCGGGTTTTCAGGTTCCATGTTCATGAGAAGGATTTATCCTCAATTTAGCCAATTTTCTCCTAACtagcaaaaataaatctgcCACAGAACAAATGAAGCAAACTCCTCtttttaaccctggagaaccaaCAAACCAATTCAGCGGCTGATGTTTTCCTTTCTTCTCTTATTGTGAAATAAATGGGCATTTCATGGATTCTGGCAGAGAAAGAACGTGGTGATCCCTGACATTTATCCCATTTGTCTTTCttctaatgtgtttttaaaatatttactttcCCCTTTTTGTCTGCTGTTAATTGCTGTGtcccaaaatgaacaaattgtGTTCACTTGAGAAGCCCAGATGTTGTTGGTTCTCCAGGGTCGGGATGTATTTCCTGAAGACGAGTCCATCTGTTAGGTTAAAAGCTTCCTGTGAAGTTGGCGTCCTATTTGCAGAGTTCCTCTGAGGAAAATCCCAAACTTTTGGATCCAGACAGATTTCTGGGAGCAGCACTTCATCCATGTTGCAGAGAAAACGTGGCGAGTTCCTGCGTGGACGAAAACACCTTCCTTTAGAGGGAGGCTCAGACAGGAAGTGGAGTGAAGACGGGCTTTGGACGGGCAGGACGGCGGCCGAACATCGTGTCATGTTGGATTCTGTGCGGGAGCCAGCTTCTGCAACTGAAGCCTTTTTTCTGAGGGGGACAGATTTACGGCCCAGATGGTTTGGCGCGGGTGGCGTTGCTGCAGGCCAAGTGCTCgtgcgcacacacatgcacgtgcacacacagaTGGGGGGGTTGTGGAAAAAACTGACAGAAAGTAACATTACATGGAAAGGCGAATGACCGCGGATGACCGCGTCCAGCTGCCAAAGCGGCTCTGGTGGAGGAAATGCTCGATGCCATCGATGCCCGATGACATCACAGAGCCATTAAAACATCAGACTCTGACATGCTATTCAAAAGAAGCCTCTTCTGCCCCCCCCTTCAGTTCCAAACAAGCCCTCATCTCTCAGTTAATGAACCCTTTCTTTGCCCTCCCAGCGTCTGCAGCTGCCCCGGCACTCGTTTTAGAACTTTCACCTGTTGGCCCGGTTTGTTTCTGAACACAAAAGAGCCGAAAACACCGGCAGGCCTCAAACACAGAAAACCTGAACATCTATGGAGGAGCTTTGATTTAAGTCAGAGAGGAAGGGCAGACGGGTGAGGAGCGGCACAGAAAGAGACTTTAATGAAGACCAGAAAAGAATGGAGTAGAATAGAGTAGCCTCTTCCATGgcagtttccatggcaacaggccctttggatggatggaaagaccTCAGCAGGAGAGCGTCTGAGGGAGGTGGCGTGTGAGCATCGTTTGTGTCGGCGGACCTCTCACACACGTGTTAATACCGACACGTTCCACAGAAGGTTTGTGCTACATCAAAGTTTCACCCAGAAAGAGGGGAAAACAAGGGTTCGATTCCGACACGCCTGTCCTGGATCCAGACTGCATTTGAGGACGGTAAAGGTTCTGTCAGCATGGCAGGGGAAGGGCGAtggtttgggctttttttttagaatcttaACTGAAGTAAATGTGAGCTGCATTCCAACACAATCAAAACCGAACGAACAACAAAGTCAAATGGAAAGCTTCATCTCTGAATCCAGATGTTTGTTGCATTTAGACTGAAACACGTCAGCTGGTGATGATGTCACCATTCAGTCCGTCaacaaatgtataaataaagttatttgaaaaagaaagtaatAAAAGATGACAAACTTTCCTTTTTCAGGGTGCTGGATCCCCCCCCCACCTGTGTGATCCTGAACTggcctcctgattggctgactgttCGTTTACACTatagttgtgttttttctgctgcagaatgtCACTGTGTCGTAAAAAATCCTCAGCGTGTTCAGGCGAAACGGAAAATAAAGGCCGTCGGAGACGTCGGATGTTTCTTTTCCTGAACATTTTGGTGACAAACGTTTACAGACTTTGACAGAAGAGCAGAAAGTGGAACTAAAGTAAAAGTACTTTAAGtatttggtcagtttataacatgAATTAATATGATGAAAATGAAGATAAAATTAAACGTATCAGATCCGGATCTGACCCGTTCCAGAACCCTTCATCACAGCAGAGTGCGGCGCTGTACCTTCTGGTATTCGTCTCTGGAGGCCAAGGCATCCTGGAGCTGCTGCGGTGAGTAGGTGTAGATGGCAGAGCGGTACGTCGTTCCGACGTCGTTCCCCTGACGCATGCCTGCACACACTCAAGAGAGTAAGACGTGCTGCTCGTCTTCATCGCTCAGACTATCAGACTTTCTGAGAGAGTGGGACATTTTCATGGACTGAAGCTTCCTTTTCTGAGTGGAGTTAACCCGGAAGTTCAGGTCTTCCTGGATCTTCCTTCATTTTTGCTGCTGACCTGGAACGGCAGCGCTCCCCCGCCTCACTCCGGGTTCAAACACGCTTCAGGTCTTTGAGCTGGTCACCAGCagggtgtgggggtgtgtgtgggggggtgggggtgggggggtgatgGAGTACCTTGAGTCGGGTTGTGGCTTTCCCAGAAGACTTTGAGGAGATCGGTGAAGCTGACCTTCTCAGGGTAGAAGACGACCCTGACCACCTCGGTGTGTCCGGTCCGGCCTGCAGAGCGAGGAGGAAGCAGACGTCGGATCAGCTGACAGCGGCGCCACGAGGTGGAAAAACCTCTGAAGATCTGGAATCCATCTGAGCCAATCAGGATCTTCTCCAATTGATGAAAGGAGCGCCTTTAGCTTCAGATGGAAATTCAACTGTAGTTTTAAGCATGTAGAGGATTCTGGCATGAGTGAAACCGGTTCTGTGTGGACTGGACCATCAGGACATAGAAGGCGGTTCCCCCTTCATCATGCATAGTTCTGCAGAACAGACTGGTTCTGATTCGGTCTTAAAGGAGCAGATTTGGAGGGAAACTCTGGGCTGGTCCTTGCAGAGCGAGCGAGGGCCAAAGCTGATTTCCAGTCCAGCCTGCAGAGTGGGACAGCAGCTGGTGCTGCTAATGAGCCCGACCCGTTACGTGAAACCTCATCTTCCTCGCGTCCCCCTCCTCCTGCCCCCCGTGTCTCCCTGtcttattacttttttaatatCAGCCCTTATGGATTCTCATGGCAGATATTGGAAGAGAGAGGCGAAGCGGCGGCCCGCTTTAGATCTCACTCGGCCCGGTCCCCCAGAACAAAGTGGATCAGAAccagagaagaagaaacatCTGCAGCTGTCAAAGGACGAAGGCGTCACAATCTACAGATAAATCTACAAAAGAAAGATGGCAGcagcttttcattttctactgtcctaaaaataatcaaatgatCCCAAAtcctctaaatcaggggtcgggaacctttattgccaagagagccataaacgccacatatttttaaatgtcatttccaaagagccatacaataatgtagtgtccctttcccacacggagacttaacctcttctaaggttctttattctggttactgcagaccgcagcaaacgccgaacaattaattcagcaactcctcaatctctcccgccgacacgagagcgcttctcccaactttatattcccccctcccgctccagccctcccatttcccttattcggcccatagctgaaccccattggtccaaactccctaacaaccacctgagcgacagaactgagagccaatcagatctctgcttgatcgatgcgttcaatgaactccagaacttttaacgcggcccaacagcaaAGTTAAACTCCGACCgcaacaaaatgtttaaaactaaatatacaagtgaatgtgtgcatttgatgtaatttcaacaattttaaagtgtgtgtttgggtatgtgtgtgtgtgtatttgtgtatgtgtgtatttgtgtatgtgtgtatttgtgtatgtgtgtgtgtatttgtgttttgtgtacCTGTGCAAACCTCCTGGTAGGTGGGGTTGGGGGTGAATCCTCCAGAATATCCAACCTGGGTGGAGTAAACTCCTTTCTGCCTCCAGAACTTCCTCTCTGCCCCCCAGAAACAGCCCATTCCTGCAGGACAGCAGAACATCCAGAACTCAGGAGGAGGCGGAACCTCCGGGTCCAACATGAGCTGCAGGTTCTGCCGGTTCTGCAGTGAGAACCAGAACTCTGACAGGAGGTTCTGTCATTCTCAGAGACCTGCAGGGACCTTTCATCTCCTGAAGGACTTTATGACTAAATGAACAAAAGGTTCTGACGGTTCTGAGCTGAAGGTTCTCCAGCGGATCATCCTAGCGTTCAGAATTTGGAGCAAAGCCTGGACTCACCGAACAGAACCATCTCCGTTTCTGCTGGAAAAGGTGGAACGGTGCGATTCCCACTCACGTCGTGTTTCTCTGagaaggaaaaaagacaaacgtTTCAGCCTGAGCTCCACACCTCAGGTAGACCTCTgggttattatgggatgtcctCCAAGTTCATGTGTGGAAACGGACTTAAGGAAGTTTGTAGAATCTTTGAACACactcactgacacacacacaccgacacacacactgacacacacacacacaaactgacccacacacacacaccgacacacactgacccacacacacatactgacACACTTCCAGAGCAGGCTTAGAGACAGAGATTGTCTTTCTTGATCCCACGTTGGGGAAATTCATTTGCTACAGCAGTTCAGAGCAGAATAGGGAGAAAAacccaaacacatttttctatcTTCACAGCAGCTGCTTCTCCCATCCGCTCAGACCCAGAGGTGCAGGAGGACCCCTGGAGGCCGTCCAGCCACCTGCCTGAGCGAACACACTTCAGCTGGGGGCTGTGCGGATGGCGGCGTGCCGTGGTGGGGGACGGAGGTGGATGAACATTAATGGGGGGGTGGAGGAGAATTAAAATGAAGCAAACATCTGGACCCCCCCCATCCTCTGCACGTTCATCCATGGAGGAGCTGCATGCCGACAGACCCAGAAACCAGAAACAGCAGCTGTTCCACCTTAAACCCAGACCTgagcggtgtgtgtgtgtgtgggtgtgtgtgtgtgtgtgtgagtcagtGCACCGTCCTCGTTTGTCTCATTACACCAGCAGCCAGAGGGGCACAAACgcagcctcctcttcctcagcattGAGCAGGAGGAAGGCTTCGGCTGCCGTCACTTCCTGCTGAACGCTGCCGTTTCTGCAGACAGACTTTCAcacggctgctgctgctgcaggaagagAAACCATTCTATGTATGAGTGAACAGATGTGGGTCCAAAGATGGTCGGTCTGGGATCCAGAGGTTCTGAAACCGTCGTCCACTCAGACTGAGGCCCAGAGAACAAACGCTGACAGAACTAAGGGAAGGTTTGGGTCATGAAACGCACAGATCCGTGGAGCTTCAAACATCAGAACCTCAGAACATTCAGGATCCTAAAGGGAAACTTGAAGAGGcagcccccccctcctccccccctcctctcATATGAGGCTCTGtcattgtgtgtttgttagTAATGACTGCCTTCAGAGACCAAAAAAGCTCTGTTCAttactgacacacacacacacacacacacacacagataaacAATTGAAATGTAAATGTCAGCGGGAAAGAGAATAAATCCAGACAGAATACTGATGAACAGAGGAGCTGGCAGGGAATCAGAAACGaagcaacaaacaaacaaacacacacaaacgcacacacacaccgaggaacacacacacacagaacacatGTGGTTCCACGCGTGTGCTCAGGAACACAGACATCTTCTCTAAATGACAGCTGTTTGTTAAAAGATGGAACATCTGGAAATATACAAAAATCTCCATATATTTATAGATAattatatagatatagataaatatatagatatagataaatatatatatatagcgcATTTTTACAGACTGTCACATTTTACAGCAGGAAGCAGAATCCCATCCCTCCGCGTCAGtgagagaaatgaaaaaaagtgtaaagaGCAAACATGACCAagagttttcttctctttcagcGTCTCAAAGCTACAGCTGAATCCAAACCGAAGGCAGAACCAGAGAAGCTAAACATCACTATCAGAACCTCCCCGAGAGGAGGAGCCCCCACTTTCCCTAAAAACATCTGGGAACGTGTGACCTCCAGTGAACAGCAGGAATAGTGAAACTAGATTTAATAATGAAGCtgacattacacaaaagaggaatgcatgaagagacgaggctggaggaggacatgaatcTCTGTAATAACATCAACACAAAGACGTGTTTCTTTCCTGCCGGACGGGAGACGACACAAAATCAATGCGTCTCTATTATTGTGCGGGAATAAATTCTCAGAGTTTTGTGGGTGCGGgtgggagtgtaacgcatacgttggagtggcgggattggtcagaaattcggcGGGCGGGGGCGGGATGGAGAAAACAGTCCTGTGCAGGGCTgtacctcagacctctcagtccaggaAAGCGCTTTGCTGAGAAGAAGTCTGTCAAATGGagtttcttttcttaaaaaatagcAGGAGGAAAAGAAttgatacccccccccccctttctgagTGActattttacttgtttgtttttacattgttACCACATTTCAGGTAGAGACTGACGGTCAGAAAGTCGTGTCGGTCTGAcggtggtgaagagagagctgagccacgGAGACACGTAAAGAAGGACGGAGCCTCAGTTTGATCAGGTGTTTGTTTTAGCTGCAGCTAACACGTCGTTTGGAACGTTCCTGTGTCTCCTCCACCTCCCACTGTGGCTGCAGACGTGACGTGATAACGGAAGATCCACAGTCCATGTCTGGATGAgggacgcacacacacacatgcatgcagacacacacacacatatgcagacacacacacatatgcatgcagacacacacacatatgcatgcagacacacacacacacatatgcacgaagacacacacacatgcatgcagacacacacacacacacacacatgcatgcagacacacacacatgcacgtagACACATAAACACACTATCACACATGCACGTagacacacacgcatgcagacacacacacatgcagacacacacacatgcatgcagacacacacacacgcagacacacacacacatgcatgcagacacacacacacgcagacacacacacatgcatgcagacacacacacacatgcatgcagacacacacacatgcagacacacacacatgcatgcagacacacacacacgcagacacacacacacatgcatgcagacacacacacacgcagacacacacacacatgcatgcagacacacacacacgcagacacacacacatatgcatgcagacacacacacatatgcatgcagacacacacacacacatatgcatgcagacacacacacacatgcatgcagacacacacacatgcacgaagacacacacacatgcatgcagacacacacacacacacacacatgcatgcagacacacacacatgcacgtagACACATAAACACACTATCACACATGCACGTagacacacacgcatgcagacacacacacatgcagacacacacacatgcatgcagacacacacacacgcagacacacacacacatgcatgcagacacacacacacgcagacacacacacatgcatgcagacacacacacacacacacacatgcaagcagacacacacacatgcacgtagACACATAAACACACTATCACACATGCACGTagacacacacgcatgcagacacacacacatgcagacacacacacatgcagacacacacacatgcacgtagACACATAAACACACCATCACACATGCACGTagacacacacgcatgcagacacacacacatgcagacacacacacatgcagacacacacacacatgcatgcacacacacaggccTGTCAACTGTTCTGCAATTAAATCtacaaagcccccccccccagcatcgTCTGTCTGATTGCTCGGTTTCATCGTCTtccttctgcccccccccccccatcatccTTCTTTCcatctccctcctcctcctctccatctgAGCTTTTCAAtcagctgctctgcatgctgtCTTTGTTTGGATGACATCATCAGTGTCATCAGCGTTCTCCTCATTGTTCTGCGTCTGTCGCTCTCCAGGGCTCCTCAGGGTCCACAGAACCCCTGCAGGAACCGTCCTGCTGCCTTCTGACCAAACCCTGGAAACCTTTCCTGATTCATCTTCACGTTACAGTCCTTCTCCGATCCTCAAGATTCAGTGCTCTTTTCATCacgatgccatttttagcccaaatctaaaaacttgtctttttctaggacatagtttctgcagagcggcaggagttcattagaaattcaactctgagttgAAGGTGATAGGTTGCGTGGAGCAAAACTGCGGttttccaaacagcattttttggtctgctcctgattcacaacataaATATTTAGAACTGCAAGTTTAAAATGGGACGTCTTTTACTACCAGACCAcaagtctttcttttatttattggtgCATAGCAATGAAACCGGATATACTGCCACCCACAGTGGGGGGGGGTAGTGGTTAGCTGGCTCGTCTTATGGTGGAAATaatctggttctcctggttgatgtgtgtgtggggggggggggtctctggtTTCCTCCTGCAGTTCAAAAACATCAGATGTTCATTTGTGATTCAGTCTGACtgttgtgtaaatgtgtgtatgtGCAACTATGTCTGTGCATGTGATAGAGCGAGCGTGCACGTGAAAGAGTCCCTAAAGGCTTGACCTAATGGATTTTCTCTCAGCCATTAGCAGCGAGTCTGAGCGCCGGGGTTCACTGGACTTAATGCACTTTCACAGGCAGACCTACTGGACCTGCTCAGTCATGGCTTCTGCATTCACACGTGCACCGTCTGTGCACGTGACGGATGGAGGCCTCTCGGATATTTGTCAGAGCTCGTGATTAGACCCCCAGCGACatttaaactgttaaaaaaacattttctgcattaaTATTTGCAGTAAGGAGTTAATTTACAGCTAAAGACATTAAATTCACGTCCGTTCAGTTTATAGCTAAAAGATTTCAAAACATCATTTGAAGGCGTTACGCAAGACCGAAAGAAAACCAAGTGAAACTAAGATTTTTATCATGGAAATCGGCTCAGATGATTCAGATAAAAGCAGTTTATTCTAACCATGACAGCCACTTTACTCCAAATGTAATCCAggctgcagtggatgcagtttattacCCACAGACAGAAAAGCATCTGGTGGAGTTTTGCTTCATGAACAAGACTCACGATGAAGCTGAAGTTTTCTAAAGCTGCTCCTAAAATCAGAGAGTTCTAGTGGACCAGGAGTCTGCTGAGAAAACCGGAACCAgcacaggggttgacatagcccaaaAATtggcactggcccacagggccagtagtttttgaaacttactggccctgcctgaaagttactggcccgacaccgcgcatagcgggacccgctgctccgcaggtgcttgcaactttaggggggtctgggggcatgcccccccggaaacttttaatatggtgcaatttggtgcattctggtgacatcacttatttctacacttttcaatgactgaaaatagaccatatcaaacttaaatctgctctagtctgtttcagatgttttgaagagagcactgcagtgtagtaggaaacactagttcagaagttttcatggtgcttctaacggcaaatatcgcaataaatcataaaccttaaatgtgttaaaacaatctaatggcagcttgaaccatttaacgaatcaaataaatcccttaatgcatttgaccaatcggatggacgccttcacattgttgaccaatcagatggagccctgttatgttagatgtttgtaacctatgtcaacgtgggtcatttggagtataatttttaaactgggaatggttatttggttattttgctgtttgtttatataccgcaaattatatcgttatcgcaattttaatctctgatatcgcatatcacaagttttcctcatattgtgcaggtctaactgagatcattcagctaactagaaatacttactgcttacagtgttgtaaagaaaaactaaattaagtagtttaacattctactgcatttgagtctgagattcaggtatttggagttgcctttgattctttgacattcagcttaaagcttagtggatacagtttcatcttcaatgcattcattaaatatcttgctgtccatactactaattatacccactactccatccaatatattcctatctattcctgccatgtcttccacatctctgacatgcttcagtctctcttcagtgtcggatttataatcaaatgtaataataacccactggcttgtgccttcgttgttg is a window from the Oryzias latipes chromosome 24, ASM223467v1 genome containing:
- the LOC101174315 gene encoding mitochondrial peptide methionine sulfoxide reductase isoform X1, whose protein sequence is MVSASLLRPIWRHFVNRRIMGDMNFKAHMPTAETALPGRDGNLKVSEKHDVSGNRTVPPFPAETEMVLFGMGCFWGAERKFWRQKGVYSTQVGYSGGFTPNPTYQEVCTGRTGHTEVVRVVFYPEKVSFTDLLKVFWESHNPTQGMRQGNDVGTTYRSAIYTYSPQQLQDALASRDEYQKVLTAEGFGPITTEIAEAKPFYYAEDYHQQYLNKNPDGYCGLGGTGVSCPIGMGKKTQKT
- the LOC101174315 gene encoding mitochondrial peptide methionine sulfoxide reductase isoform X2, with product MDPLDLDGVWGQMIPPKGGVSLQILQTSLGTGRGWTSEAVKSPEKREKHDVSGNRTVPPFPAETEMVLFGMGCFWGAERKFWRQKGVYSTQVGYSGGFTPNPTYQEVCTGRTGHTEVVRVVFYPEKVSFTDLLKVFWESHNPTQGMRQGNDVGTTYRSAIYTYSPQQLQDALASRDEYQKVLTAEGFGPITTEIAEAKPFYYAEDYHQQYLNKNPDGYCGLGGTGVSCPIGMGKKTQKT
- the LOC101174315 gene encoding mitochondrial peptide methionine sulfoxide reductase isoform X3 — protein: MGDMNFKAHMPTAETALPGRDGNLKVSEKHDVSGNRTVPPFPAETEMVLFGMGCFWGAERKFWRQKGVYSTQVGYSGGFTPNPTYQEVCTGRTGHTEVVRVVFYPEKVSFTDLLKVFWESHNPTQGMRQGNDVGTTYRSAIYTYSPQQLQDALASRDEYQKVLTAEGFGPITTEIAEAKPFYYAEDYHQQYLNKNPDGYCGLGGTGVSCPIGMGKKTQKT